Part of the Bactrocera dorsalis isolate Fly_Bdor unplaced genomic scaffold, ASM2337382v1 BdCtg200, whole genome shotgun sequence genome is shown below.
tttatgtcctcacgaccactttgaaaacgttgaaaccactcgttcactctgctacgggataggcaatcatcgccataaacttgtttcaccAATTCAAACATTTCGGTGCaggttttaccaattttaaacgtaatttaatgttggctctttattCGTAGCTCATTTTTgtaccgataacacaaacatactgacacttaaaacgcaataacttcacttacaatcaatgaaatgtcatgaaatcattctcactggacaatcgataaatattgcagattctaacgcaccagtcgataTATAGATGGTGTCACCAGGgtgcgctagattcaaaaattcctgtttactttggaagcaCCTTGTACTTCATGTAACACAATTAACCAATGTTCCTACAACCTACAGTGGACCTATGTATGTGAGCTACTTTCTGGTATAGTGTTGAGTTTTTCTATAGCTCCAATTTTTGTCTGCTCTGTgatcaaaaatattgattttgaaaatacgaTGTTCTATTTTGGGTAGTTGTTAGAACGGACTGTTCCGTTGGACCATCAGATTGCTGTTaccatacaaaatacattaatttcTTCCAACCGTTCCACCTATTCCAACTAAACTCaacacttatatatgtataagtagtaAGTCAAATTGGAAGCACGTGATCGCGAcgaattttcgaataaaaattacatgaGTATCTGACTATTTCTCGGAAAAACTTATGCTACAAGCCGGCGAGGGCTTGTCCGCTTTAATTTTATCCGTTTTTATCTTGCCCTTGTAGGCAAGAGTCATTTTAAATGTGCATGCTTCTTAAAGATTTGTTAAAACTTCTACTTACCACactaatatacttgtattatataACCGTTTCTTTCATAAATAGGTTGCGGATCGCGCTCCAGTCGACGTGAACCACGCGCAGCAGAAGCTACAGACTCAGCTcaggaaatacaaaaacaagtgaATCGTACTGCTCGCATAATTTCTGGTGCTCCTACGAAAGATGGTCAATATCCATGGCAAGCATCACTCGAGCTTTTACACCCATCAATGGGCTTTTTAGGCCACTGGTGCGGCGCCGTACTCATTCATCCATATTGGATACTTTCCGCAGCACATTGCATACATAAGTGAGTAAAATGATATAAGTACTTATATATTTTCCAgtttattgttcacttttttcGAACTTGCCTCACAGCGATCTCTTCAACCTACCTATAGCGCTGCTGTGGACCGTCGTACTGGGTGAACACAATCGACTCGAAGAGTCCGGTTATGAACAACGCGTTCCTGTCGACAAAATCATACTACATAAACGCTATCATAACTTTCGGCATGATCTTGCGCTCTTGAAGCTCTCTAGTCCGGCTAATCTGGCAAAAACATCCAACATTCGTGTAATCTGTCTGCCTTTCGCATTCAATGAGCAGTCACTATCGGAGATAAACTTGCCGAGCAGTGACGAGGAGATAGTGGCCGAAGGTGAATCGGAAGATCCTTTAGAGCCGGGACTCTCAGGTGTGCCAGATTTAAATGACAATTTCCTGCGCAGCGTGCAAAAGGTGCGACGCAATCGAAACGTAACGCTGCCCAGTATGCGTGAACTAATGAACACAAAAATACTTAGTCGCTTGAAGCAGACAGACATGCAACGGCAGGGACGCATGCTACATTCGACACGCCGACGAAATGACAAATTGATGAAAGTGCAAGGAAACTATCGCGAATACGAGGGTAGCGCAGATTCGCGTAAGCACTACTGGACGGATGGCGAAGAACTGGAGGACTACAGAGATCTGCCTTACAGCGACTGTGTGGCGACGGGTTGGGGTAAATCAAATGTCAGCAGTGATCTGACGAATGTGCTGCTGAAGACGCGAGTACCGCTACACAACAGCGAgaggtaaatatatatacttaaggctgtatgtttttataaaactgaCTAAATTTTAAACTGTAGATGCAGAGCGGCGTATGGCAGTTTCGTGAAGATTCACCGTGGTCACTTGTGCGCCGGTAAGCTGAACGGTAAAGGCGGTACTTGTGTGGTAAATTTTAGAGCGCAATTCAAGAAACATTCATaatacattgttttttttttgatacactACAGGGTGACTCAGGTGGCCCGCTGCAGTGCAGGCTCAGCAAAAGCGGGCCGTGGCTCTTGGCTGGGATAACCTCGTTCGGCTCGGGCTGTGCCATGGAGGGCTTCCCGGATGTCTATGTGCGCATTTCATACTACATGAAATGGATCCAGGACACTATAGCTAAGGAGTAGCCACTAGCAGCCTAAGTTTGCTTATGTAcctatgtaaatacatatatacttatataatataatatataagtatacttatatgtaaatacCAGATATAAATGTACCATAggtaagaaaatgaaaatgcgagactttttcgaaattgtattatttgttcgAGTAAACTAACTAAGCGAAACTTAGGTCTAAttaattgttaaataatttatagaaatatcGTAGAATACAAAATTGTCGCTTATTTTAATTAAtggtaaaatataaatagattAACTGTATACTGTTAATTAGTTAGTCCCTGCTATAAATGGAATGCAAAATTTACCAAATAAAAAGGTATAATTTTAcgcttaaattttaatatcacaGTTGGGAGTTTTCTGAAGGCCTTCACTGACTTCTGCCTTACGCCATCACACTTCGGTGCAGCGGCAGCAGCGTCACATCATAATCAGGCCTCTTTGGATTCACCGCTTTGGACTGTTTCGGCAGATTCTTCATTTCTACTATCGTCGGTTGCTTTAACAACGGCAAGAAGCCCACATTTGCCTTGAGACCGGCTTCTGCATTCTTTGCTTGCTCCATGGTTGAATTGATGGTTTTCCAAGCTGTTGGCGCCCAGAAGCAATACAACAAAGCACTGCTCACCAAATACACTCCAATCGCAATGAGCGTTATAACCAGCCCTAACTGTAAGCATGGACAGACACGAAAAAGTAGAGTGAGCAACATTTTAACGCCGGGTGTGAGATCTTCAACGCCCTGGAAAAGAATTTGAAGTTAAAGGTCTGTTACTTTTTACAAGCTTGATAAAACTTACCATCTCAATCCAAAATATGGGCAATGCCATATTCTTAAACTGTGATACACCACGATTATATTTGACATTTCCCATCAGCAAGTTTATTTGAAAGCGGGAACGCACTCTCATGGGTATGCCCAGTTGctgcaaaatatataataaacttCTTTATGATATGTCTGACAAGCTTATGTTAAGCGTGTTAttataatttacttttaaagcttataattaattaatttttcactcgGAAATATCTATTCAACTTGTATAGAAGTTATAGGTATGTAATGATGCTTGAGATCTAGATAGCAAGAATCTACTAAAAAGGCGGCTAAGCGTTACCTTCTTCAGGATACTTCCAACATTTTAACTGTATGTGACTTGCAATAACTCTCTAATAGCTTAGAAACTAGATTGTAACTACACTTTAGCAAAATTTGAGTTCTTTACTAagattaattacatattttagttTGGGGTGCGTCTATAAAACATTATCGTCTGACAACGAAgactaaaaattatatagtaTCTTTGAACTACCGGTGAAAGTAAGCTCCAAAAACATTTATCTATCCTGATAATAATCtactatttttaaatgtattattaGGTAAATAGTTCAAACTCACCGGTTGTATGATTATATCTGTACCGTGTCTATCCTTATCTGGACTCAGTCCTTCTATGTTTTCCAGCAGACTCGGTTCACCGTTGAAAAAGTGTGGAAATGAAACAGCCAAGGGAATAtctattttacaaataattctGATTAATTACAGACTCACCATATTTATTAAGCGGTTTCTTACTGTAGTAACAAGGCGAAATATTGCCAAGTCCCTTCTTTAAGCAACGTTTGTTCTTGCAATAGCAGGATGTCTCTGAGTCCCCGAGATCGCTATCAAAGGCATTTTCCttcaatttgaatttatagCCCTTAAATCCATTAACGGTTTCAGGGTGTGAGTACTGTATAGGCAGACTGCGGCAGAAAGCTTTGCGATACACGCGAAATGTTTCGCCTTTGTGGATGTTGCGCGGGAAAAGCGTGCCGTCATAGGTACCACGTAGTGTATTGCAAGGTGTGTTGCTCGTGCTGAAAACAGAAAAGCAAATCGTAAACTTCTAAGCAatatttattgtgaaaaaagaaaatcttaCTTGCGTTCCTCATTATAGTCCCAGTTTTTGAAACCTGTCTTGCCATTCCAATTGTCGATGGAGAAATCACGATCTGTCTCTTCCACTACACCATCATCGTTTGCGTGCAGCTTTTTCGGCAATTTCATTGTGACCACATTGTGACCTTCATCGAACATCTACAAAAGGTTTCATAAATTAATATGGCGATCGCACTAGAAAAAGGCAACAAGCAGCCACTCACCCGCTCCATCAAGCCAAAGCGTTGGAAGTTTATAACACTCGGCACAATCTTTGATGCCAAATTCACTATTGGATCCTCATAACCCCAGAGATAATCATGAACACTTAGCTGCAGCATCGGCTTAGAATTGAACTTCTTCGTCAAAGCATTCACCGCCATCATAGCGAATATAGAGTAAGCCGATGCCGCAGACATCACACCCAAGTAGGGTATATTCGGCGCCATTATCTTATCGACCGTCGGATCACCGACAGAACGTTCACGTATAAAGCGCACTGTACGTTGTGGCGTGTAAGTGACGGTTTTGTTGTCGTTAAATAAGACATTTTGGTTCTCCAACACCTCCTGATACACATACGGTCCCACCTCCACCAGCTTCAACTTGCTGTCCTGTCCGCTCATGAACGCTTCCACATTGGTGACATTGAACATGTACACACTGATGAACACTTCAAGCGGTGGCTTCAGCCATAAATTATACAGCAGCGTGCCGGTTTTCAGGGTCAATTGctgcaaataataatattccGCAAATTTGTTAATTGCTTATAAGATCTTGTAAGGGGAAATAAAGGTAAAGAATGCTTGCCACTAATTGAGCTGTTATTGTGGTagcttttgtatatttttatctttattattatttttattatgtactcTTCACTTACATTATCAATTAGCAGCTGCAGTGGATCAATCGCGATCATCAGAACCGCCACAATTATCAGCGCAATGCCAACACTCGATAATTTGAGTATCCCTGAAATAAAGTAGAGaggcaaaattttattattttcttgagcttaaagttttaaattaaaaagtaagcgTGACTTTAGAGTGACTTCATGGGTACTTAGTTTACTCATTGAGTTTTAACAAgactatttatttaattacaattttattacgaaaattcgcgTTCTCTAAGGAATTGTCAACATAATCGATTCATCTTGAGagtcagcattcattattggataatattcaaccgaGTAGACAACGTCCAGCAAGCAGTGAAGAAAAATTATCGGCGTAGCACCGTTCGGTCTGACGTATTCGACGTCTTGACGcaatttacgtcgagatcttaaattgaaagcgtacaaaatacagcttgtgcaagaattgtagccgctcgaccttcccaagagAAATCGTTTCGCGCTCTGGGcgcttgaaaagttccaaatttccaaattttgctCAGCTTATTTCTGTCAGAATTggtttgtaaacaaataaaattgccccatttggaacgaagagcaacctgacgAGATTCAAGAGATGCTATTTCATCCGGAAAAAAAtaacgatttggtgtggttttcgGGCCGGGGGATTcgtcggtccatattttttcaaaaatgatgccgctgAGAAAGTCAATGATGACCGTCCATGATAACCGACGacttgatgcctgaaattgttGCTCGTGATCTCAGACAtgtttggtttcaacaagacgaggCCACGTctcacacatcacatcaattaatggatttatcgAGAGAACACTTCATTGAGCAGATAATCAAaatcgtatgatatcacaccgtttgtTTTCTAAGttctaagtaaaaaattatttcaccaCTTTTCGAAGTAAGACTCCAAAATCGAAATACGGTAATTGCTTTATtag
Proteins encoded:
- the LOC105226798 gene encoding ovochymase, with protein sequence MFFLPRSLLLCLIIFVPIAATTTRSFNYQQFSAGCGSRSSRREPRAAEATDSAQEIQKQVNRTARIISGAPTKDGQYPWQASLELLHPSMGFLGHWCGAVLIHPYWILSAAHCIHNDLFNLPIALLWTVVLGEHNRLEESGYEQRVPVDKIILHKRYHNFRHDLALLKLSSPANLAKTSNIRVICLPFAFNEQSLSEINLPSSDEEIVAEGESEDPLEPGLSGVPDLNDNFLRSVQKVRRNRNVTLPSMRELMNTKILSRLKQTDMQRQGRMLHSTRRRNDKLMKVQGNYREYEGSADSRKHYWTDGEELEDYRDLPYSDCVATGWGKSNVSSDLTNVLLKTRVPLHNSERCRAAYGSFVKIHRGHLCAGKLNGKGGTCVGDSGGPLQCRLSKSGPWLLAGITSFGSGCAMEGFPDVYVRISYYMKWIQDTIAKE
- the LOC105226723 gene encoding lysosome membrane protein 2, whose protein sequence is MKLFAAGSRSGRILKLSSVGIALIIVAVLMIAIDPLQLLIDNQLTLKTGTLLYNLWLKPPLEVFISVYMFNVTNVEAFMSGQDSKLKLVEVGPYVYQEVLENQNVLFNDNKTVTYTPQRTVRFIRERSVGDPTVDKIMAPNIPYLGVMSAASAYSIFAMMAVNALTKKFNSKPMLQLSVHDYLWGYEDPIVNLASKIVPSVINFQRFGLMERMFDEGHNVVTMKLPKKLHANDDGVVEETDRDFSIDNWNGKTGFKNWDYNEERNTSNTPCNTLRGTYDGTLFPRNIHKGETFRVYRKAFCRSLPIQYSHPETVNGFKGYKFKLKENAFDSDLGDSETSCYCKNKRCLKKGLGNISPCYYNIPLAVSFPHFFNGEPSLLENIEGLSPDKDRHGTDIIIQPQLGIPMRVRSRFQINLLMGNVKYNRGVSQFKNMALPIFWIEMGVEDLTPGVKMLLTLLFRVCPCLQLGLVITLIAIGVYLVSSALLYCFWAPTAWKTINSTMEQAKNAEAGLKANVGFLPLLKQPTIVEMKNLPKQSKAVNPKRPDYDVTLLPLHRSVMA